The Brassica oleracea var. oleracea cultivar TO1000 chromosome C6, BOL, whole genome shotgun sequence genome includes a region encoding these proteins:
- the LOC106300268 gene encoding probable cytochrome c oxidase subunit 5C-1, with translation MAGHKVAHATLKGPSVVKELVIGLALGLAAGGLWKMHHWNEQRKTRAFYDLLERGEISVVHPEE, from the coding sequence ATGGCAGGACACAAGGTTGCGCATGCCACGCTGAAAGGCCCGAGTGTGGTGAAGGAACTAGTTATCGGTTTGGCACTCGGTTTAGCTGCTGGTGGTCTCTGGAAGATGCACCACTGGAACGAGCAGAGGAAAACCAGAGCTTTCTACGACTTGCTCGAGAGAGGCGAGATCAGCGTTGTCCACCCTGAAGAGTAA
- the LOC106299939 gene encoding uncharacterized protein LOC106299939 codes for MLQLLIVAWLLIFGTETVLSHQESGEWSCESDSGIQVLADFRPGLITLDGRNDDWKDIDGSEFPLRPALDPDADHEYPAGQMTVKALHDGRDVYFMLEIDGNYAYDKGENKKCPSVALMFQIGDQATYHDMGGCKEGTDSCTSKACKGFEVDIMHFSIGNAIPGRLYGGNPVDNGEGNGGDRFGHLVDIYAWNPHCRYLDGLGPSGNDSSAQNDWHGAWWHSSFTTQSGYVAEDSPYTPNGQKGTYYFEFSRPLRTMDRLQQDVQFTLGSTAKMSVAFWYPMDSKPWHGSGHYTINCDWIPLDISSGSSSGLTASTVKGSSDGTSISAIVISMISLVVSGFIAYKLFSPKNVAFTPMGNDL; via the exons ATGCTTCAGCTTCTGATTGTAGCGTGGCTCTTGATCTTCGGGACGGAGACGGTCCTGTCGCACCAGGAGTCCGGCGAATGGAGCTGTGAATCGGACTCGGGGATCCAGGTCTTGGCTGATTTCAGACCGGGGCTCATCACCCTCGACGGTCGCAACGATGACTGGAAGGACATTGACGGCTCCGAGTTCCCTCTCCGTCCCGCTCTTGATCCGGACGCCGACCACGAATACCCCGCCGGGCAGATGACAGTCAAG GCATTGCATGATGGTCGAGATGTTTACTTCATGCTGGAAATTGATGGAAATTACGCTTACGACAAAGG TGAAAACAAGAAGTGTCCTTCAGTGGCTCTCATGTTCCAAATTGGTGATCAAGCTACTTATCATGAT ATGGGTGGTTGTAAAGAAGGGACGGACTCATGTACCAGCAAGGCTTGCAAAGGCTTCGAGGTTGATATTATGCATTTCTCTATTGGAAATGCTATTCCAGGACGTCTTTACGGTGGTAATCCAGTAGACAACGGGGAAGGAAATGGAGGTGACAG ATTTGGTCATCTGGTTGACATTTATGCTTGGAATCCACATTGTCGATACCTTGATGGTCTTGGTCCCTCAG GAAATGATTCTAGTGCACAGAACGATTGGCATGGAGCGTGGTGGCACAGCAGCTTCACTACTCAATCAG GATATGTAGCGGAAGACAGCCCTTACACGCCAAATGGCCAGAAAGGAACTTACTATTTCGAATTTTCAAGGCCTTTGAGGACTATGGACCGTCTCCAACAG GATGTTCAGTTCACGCTTGGCTCAACGGCCAAAATGTCAGTTGCATTCTGGTACCCAATGGACAGCAAACCGTGGCACGGATCAGGGCATTACACGATCAACTGCGATTGGATACCGCTAGATATTTCCTCAGGCTCTTCTTCGGGGCTCACTGCTTCAACTGTCAAGGGCTCTAGTGATGGAACCAGCATTTCTGCCATTGTGATATCCATGATTTCTCTTGTTGTTTCAGGTTTTATTGCATATAAGTTATTTAGTCCCAAGAACGTTGCATTTACACCCATGGGAAACGATCTCTAG
- the LOC106297788 gene encoding nodal modulator 1-like yields MIQIGVIAPIPLSSGSFGKMADNTKIRHSLIIFLVAISTVYSVSADSIKGCGGFVEASSSLVRSRKGADGKLDYSHITVELQTVDGLVKDSTQCAPNGYYFIPVYDKFLRFIFIGVIHSQDKKGWSWNPDKVPVVVDDSSCNNNEDINFRFTGFTLSGKVLGAVGGESCTIKNVGPSDVNVELLSSDGDPIASILTSLDGSYLFKNIIPGKYSIRASHPELQVEVRGSPEVELGFANGVVDDIFFVLGYDLKGSVVAQGNPILGVHIYLHSDDVSMVDCPQGFGDASGERKPLCHSVSDADGIFSFKSIPCGKYELIPHYKGENTVFDVSPPVMPVSVEHQHVTVPKKFQVTGFSIGGRVVDSDSKGVEGVKILVDGSLRSVTDKEGYYKLDKVTSNRYTIDAVKEHYKFDKLTKFMVPRSYQIWLHFQTSVLFPMISVVWCE; encoded by the exons ATGATTCAGATCGGAGTCATCGCTCCGATACCGTTAAGCTCCGGTAGCTTTGGGAAAATGGCGGACAATACGAAGATTCGTCACTCTCTGATCATCTTCCTCGTGGCGATTTCCACAGTCTACAGTGTTTCCGCAGATTCGATAAAAGGCTGCGGTGGTTTTGTGGAG GCGAGTTCGTCTTTGGTCAGGTCTCGGAAAGGAGCAGATGGGAAGCTTGATTATTCTCACATCACG GTTGAGCTTCAAACAGTAGATGGATTGGTGAAAGACAGTACACAGTGTGCCCCAAATGGTTACTACTTCATCCCTGTCTATGACAAG TTTTTACGTTTTATTTTCATAGGGGTCATTCATTCTCAAGATAAAAAAGGATGGTCATGGAATCCAGATAAG GTTCCTGTTGTCGTTGACGACTCTAGTTGCAACAACAATGAGGATATTAACTTCCGCTTCACGGG TTTTACATTATCCGGTAAAGTCCTTGGAGCTGTTGGTGGGGAGAGTTGTACGATTAAGAATGTAGGTCCTTCTGATGTCAATGTTGAGTTATTGTCTTCCGATGGAGATCCCATTGCTTCTATTCTCACATCGTTAGATGGGAGCTACTTGTTCAAGAATATCATTCCAG GAAAATACAGTATCCGTGCATCCCATCCAGAACTGCAAGTTGAAGTTCGCGGTTCACCAGAG GTCGAACTTGGATTTGCAAATGGTGTGGTGGATGACATATTCTTTGTCCTTGGTTATGATCTCAAGGGGTCTGTTGTTGCGCAG GGAAATCCAATCCTCGGAGTTCATATATATTTGCATTCAGATGATGTTTCCATGGTAGATTGTCCCCAAGGATTTGGTGATGCTTCTGGAGAAAGGAAGCCTCTCTGCCATAGTGTATCTGATGCGGACGGAATTTTCAGTTTCAAGTCCATCCCATGTG GAAAATATGAACTGATACCGCATTATAAGGGTGAGAACACGGTCTTTGATGTTTCACCTCCTGTGATGCCTGTTTCTGTAGAGCATCAACATGTTACTGTTCCCAAAAAGTTTCAG GTAACAGGATTCTCCATCGGGGGTCGTGTAGTTGACAGTGATTCCAAGGGAGTTGAGGGCGTTAAAATCTTAGTAGATGGTAGTCTAAGATCTGTCACGGACAAGGAAGGTTATTACAAGCTTGACAAG GTTACATCGAATCGATATACCATAGATGCAGTGAAGGAGCATTACAAGTTCGACAAACTGACGAAGTTCATG GTCCCTAGGTCTTACCAAATATGGCTTCACTTCCAGACATCAGTGCTGTTTCCTATGATATCTGTGGTGTGGTGCGAATAG
- the LOC106300267 gene encoding calvin cycle protein CP12-2, chloroplastic-like: MATIAATSLNTGTQLAVITSEARPVRLAGPVRLNNPWNIGSRTTNRMVTVRPVKATPEGVISDKVEKSIKDAEETCAGDPVSGECVAAWDEVEELSAAASHARDKKKDSDPLEEYCKDNPETSECRTYD; this comes from the coding sequence ATGGCAACTATAGCTGCTACTAGTCTTAACACTGGTACCCAACTAGCAGTCATCACCAGCGAGGCTCGACCAGTTCGTCTCGCAGGTCCGGTCCGTTTGAACAATCCTTGGAATATTGGTTCAAGAACAACCAACCGGATGGTGACCGTTAGGCCGGTTAAAGCGACGCCAGAAGGAGTGATATCGGATAAAGTGGAGAAGAGCATCAAGGACGCAGAGGAGACGTGTGCTGGCGATCCAGTGAGCGGAGAGTGTGTAGCTGCGTGGGACGAGGTCGAGGAGCTAAGCGCAGCAGCTAGCCACGCTAGAGACAAGAAGAAAGACTCCGACCCTTTGGAGGAATACTGCAAAGACAATCCTGAGACTAGCGAGTGTCGTACTTACGACTGA